In one window of Caenimonas aquaedulcis DNA:
- a CDS encoding ABC transporter permease, with the protein MNANPSLPVAAAEGIDPPGVPLVESLPRSPSVWAQAWARLRRDRVGIVSLWIVGAFLVLVVLAQVGLLAGGWQREVGEPFAPPTFVGAQAREAAKAEAPALPNVDLTDIDPLAPYYKQWAERAAQVKTVAIEKSATLPFGGDRIGRDVLSKAVKGAQVSILVGIAAAFLATLIGTVLGAVAGYFGGKLDDLLEWVYNVFTSIPYILLIFALAAVFKYGPMGKVFSSSIVPVVLILGIVGWTGIYRLVRAEYIKHRGREYVRAAESIGASHAARMFGHILPNISHVVLVQLSLHVVSFIKAEVILSFLGLGVPIDMVSWGTMLAEAQTELVLGKWWQLVAATAFMATFVTAFALLTDALRDAMDPKLR; encoded by the coding sequence ATGAACGCCAATCCGAGCCTCCCCGTCGCCGCCGCTGAGGGCATCGATCCGCCGGGCGTCCCCCTCGTCGAAAGCCTGCCCCGCTCGCCCAGCGTCTGGGCGCAGGCGTGGGCCCGCCTGCGCCGCGACCGCGTGGGCATCGTGTCCCTGTGGATCGTCGGCGCCTTCCTCGTGCTCGTGGTGCTGGCCCAGGTCGGCCTGCTGGCCGGCGGCTGGCAGCGCGAGGTCGGCGAGCCCTTCGCGCCCCCGACCTTCGTCGGCGCCCAGGCCAGGGAAGCGGCGAAGGCGGAAGCGCCGGCCTTGCCCAACGTCGACCTGACCGACATCGATCCGCTCGCGCCCTACTACAAGCAGTGGGCCGAGCGCGCCGCGCAGGTGAAGACGGTGGCCATCGAAAAGTCGGCGACGCTGCCCTTCGGCGGCGACCGCATCGGCCGCGACGTGCTGTCCAAGGCGGTGAAGGGCGCGCAGGTGTCCATCCTCGTGGGTATCGCGGCGGCGTTCCTCGCGACGCTGATCGGCACCGTGCTGGGCGCGGTGGCGGGCTATTTCGGCGGCAAGCTCGACGACCTGCTCGAGTGGGTCTACAACGTCTTCACGTCCATCCCGTACATCCTGCTGATCTTCGCCCTGGCCGCGGTCTTCAAGTACGGCCCGATGGGCAAGGTTTTCTCCAGCAGCATCGTGCCAGTGGTGCTGATCCTGGGCATCGTCGGCTGGACGGGCATCTACCGGCTCGTGCGGGCCGAATACATCAAGCACCGCGGCCGCGAATACGTGCGCGCCGCCGAGTCGATCGGCGCGAGCCACGCGGCGCGCATGTTCGGGCACATCCTGCCCAACATCAGCCACGTCGTGCTCGTTCAATTGAGCCTGCACGTGGTGAGCTTCATCAAGGCGGAAGTGATCCTGTCCTTCCTCGGCCTGGGCGTACCGATCGACATGGTCAGCTGGGGCACGATGCTCGCCGAGGCGCAGACCGAACTCGTGCTGGGCAAGTGGTGGCAGCTCGTCGCCGCCACCGCCTTCATGGCCACCTTCGTCACCGCGTTCGCGCTGCTTACTGACGCGCTGCGCGACGCGATGGACCCCAAGCTTCGTTGA
- a CDS encoding ABC transporter permease — MLSYILRRILQMIPTLAGVILLVFFLFKYFGDDPAEILGGLQASQEQIDSIRRQLGLDLPTWQQLWLFVKKVVTFNWGASWSTKETVSNIFATRLPATLTIMIPILILEVGLAIVAGMAVAYVRGSLTDRLVMIISTVALSISFLVYVIIGQYLFAFQLGWFPVQGWTASTWTNLLVYAPLPVMIAVLVSLAPATRLYRSFFLDEIGHDYVRTARAKGVPEKTILFKHVLRNAMIPILTNVATQLPGVFIGSFLIEVFFSIPGLGREVYAAVGRGDFPVIQAVTIYLAALTMVINLVTDVLYKFVDPRVVLK, encoded by the coding sequence ATGCTGTCCTACATCCTCCGACGGATCCTGCAGATGATCCCGACGCTGGCAGGCGTGATCCTGCTGGTGTTCTTTCTCTTCAAATACTTCGGCGACGACCCCGCCGAAATCCTGGGCGGCCTGCAGGCCAGCCAGGAGCAGATCGACTCCATCCGGCGCCAGCTCGGGCTGGACCTGCCCACCTGGCAGCAGCTGTGGCTGTTCGTCAAGAAGGTGGTCACGTTCAACTGGGGCGCCAGCTGGTCGACCAAGGAGACGGTGTCGAACATCTTCGCCACGCGCCTGCCGGCGACGCTGACGATCATGATCCCCATCCTCATCCTCGAGGTCGGCCTGGCCATCGTGGCGGGCATGGCGGTGGCCTACGTGCGCGGCAGCCTCACGGACCGCCTGGTGATGATCATCAGCACCGTCGCGCTGTCGATCAGCTTCCTGGTCTACGTGATCATCGGTCAGTACCTGTTCGCCTTCCAGCTGGGCTGGTTCCCGGTGCAGGGCTGGACGGCCAGCACCTGGACCAACCTCCTGGTCTATGCGCCCCTGCCTGTGATGATCGCCGTGCTGGTGAGCCTCGCCCCGGCCACGCGCCTGTACCGCAGCTTCTTCCTCGACGAGATCGGCCACGACTACGTGCGCACCGCGCGCGCCAAGGGCGTGCCCGAGAAGACCATCCTCTTCAAGCACGTGCTGCGCAACGCGATGATCCCGATCCTCACGAACGTGGCGACCCAGCTGCCCGGCGTGTTCATCGGCTCCTTCCTGATCGAGGTGTTCTTCTCGATCCCGGGCCTGGGCCGCGAGGTCTACGCCGCGGTGGGCCGTGGCGACTTCCCCGTCATCCAGGCGGTCACGATCTACCTGGCCGCGCTCACGATGGTGATCAACCTGGTCACCGACGTGCTCTATAAATTCGTCGATCCGCGCGTGGTGCTCAAATGA
- a CDS encoding ABC transporter substrate-binding protein has protein sequence MTSRLWALATSLCLALGAAHPACAQTAANPEKVLRYAFLGTETGFDPAQITDLYSAAVVGHIFEAPYEYDYLARPAKMVPNLAEALPEVAPDFRTYTFRLRAGIYFSDDPAFGGKPREVTARDVVYTFKRFFDPKNKSPNYSSFAEEKMIGLAALRKKAEATGSFDYDTEVEGLRAIDRYTVQVKLGESRPRFMYALADPATMGIVAREVVEKYGDAIMEHPVGTGPFILKEWRRASKITLVRNPAFRDKRFEGEPSTAAGAEILKEFKGRKLPIVDRVEVSIIEDPQPRWLAFLNGEHDFLERLPQNFATYAIPNNKLAPNLAHRGIRMAQQPLSDFTVAYMNMEHPVVGGYTPEKVALRRAIGLAINSGEEVRLPRHDQAIVAQGFVMPNTTLYDPKYRSEMGTFDRARAVALLDLFGYTDKDGDGWRDMPDGKPLVLDYDTLSRADYRELDEILKKNLTAVGIKLNLRIGQWPEQFRNSRAGKLMMWNFGSSATTPDSGNILDMGYSKSIGEQNHARFSNAKFDALYEKQSVMPDGPERLAVINEAQRILIAYMPYKVKVHRIATDMWQPWVSGYLRHPFRRDFWQFIDVDPGKMPRNGAVNG, from the coding sequence ATGACGTCCCGACTCTGGGCATTGGCCACCAGCCTTTGCCTGGCACTAGGCGCCGCCCACCCGGCATGCGCCCAGACTGCTGCGAATCCTGAAAAAGTCCTGCGCTACGCGTTCCTCGGCACCGAGACGGGGTTCGACCCCGCGCAGATCACCGACCTGTACTCGGCCGCCGTCGTCGGGCACATCTTCGAGGCGCCGTACGAATACGACTACCTCGCGCGCCCCGCGAAGATGGTGCCCAACCTCGCCGAAGCGCTGCCCGAGGTGGCGCCGGACTTCCGCACCTACACGTTCCGGCTGCGTGCGGGCATCTACTTCTCCGACGATCCCGCCTTCGGCGGCAAACCGCGCGAAGTCACGGCCCGGGACGTCGTCTACACCTTCAAGCGCTTCTTCGACCCGAAGAACAAGAGCCCGAACTATTCCAGCTTCGCCGAGGAGAAGATGATCGGCCTCGCCGCGCTTCGCAAGAAGGCCGAGGCGACCGGCTCGTTCGACTACGACACCGAGGTCGAAGGCTTGCGCGCGATCGACCGCTACACGGTGCAGGTCAAGCTGGGAGAATCGCGCCCGCGCTTCATGTACGCGCTGGCCGATCCGGCGACCATGGGCATCGTCGCGCGGGAGGTCGTCGAAAAGTACGGCGACGCCATCATGGAGCACCCCGTGGGTACGGGTCCCTTCATCCTCAAGGAATGGCGCCGCGCCTCGAAGATCACGCTGGTGCGCAATCCGGCCTTTCGCGACAAGCGCTTTGAGGGCGAGCCGTCGACGGCGGCAGGCGCCGAAATCCTCAAGGAGTTCAAGGGCAGGAAACTCCCGATCGTCGACCGCGTCGAAGTCTCCATCATCGAGGACCCCCAGCCGCGCTGGCTCGCGTTCCTCAACGGCGAACACGACTTCCTCGAACGCCTGCCGCAGAACTTCGCCACCTACGCGATCCCGAACAACAAGCTCGCGCCCAACCTCGCGCACCGGGGCATCCGCATGGCGCAGCAGCCCCTGTCGGACTTCACCGTCGCCTACATGAACATGGAGCATCCCGTCGTGGGCGGCTACACGCCCGAGAAGGTGGCGCTGCGCCGGGCCATCGGCCTGGCGATCAACAGCGGCGAGGAGGTGCGCCTGCCCAGGCATGACCAGGCGATCGTGGCCCAGGGCTTCGTCATGCCCAACACCACGCTCTACGACCCGAAGTACCGCTCCGAGATGGGAACCTTCGACCGCGCCCGGGCCGTCGCGCTGCTGGACCTGTTCGGCTACACCGACAAGGACGGCGACGGCTGGCGCGACATGCCCGATGGCAAGCCGCTGGTGCTGGACTACGACACCTTGTCGCGCGCGGACTACCGCGAGCTCGACGAGATCCTGAAGAAAAACCTCACGGCGGTCGGCATCAAGCTGAACCTGCGCATCGGCCAGTGGCCGGAACAGTTTCGCAACTCGCGCGCGGGCAAACTCATGATGTGGAACTTCGGCAGCAGCGCCACCACCCCTGACAGCGGAAACATCCTGGACATGGGCTACAGCAAGTCGATCGGAGAGCAGAACCACGCGCGCTTCTCGAACGCGAAGTTCGACGCGCTCTACGAGAAGCAATCCGTGATGCCCGACGGGCCGGAGCGGCTCGCGGTGATCAACGAGGCGCAGCGCATCCTCATCGCGTACATGCCTTACAAGGTGAAGGTACACCGCATCGCCACCGACATGTGGCAGCCCTGGGTGAGCGGCTACCTGCGCCATCCGTTCCGCCGCGATTTCTGGCAGTTCATCGACGTCGATCCGGGCAAGATGCCCCGGAACGGCGCAGTCAACGGGTGA
- a CDS encoding ABC transporter substrate-binding protein, producing the protein MTTKTIARATALLALAGALLLPATRAAAAPEKVLRYAFPVAETGFDPAQLNDLYSRIITANIFNALYGYDYLARPAKVRPVLADGMPEISPDFRTFTVRMRKGIYFADDPAFGGKRREVTAADIVYSYKRIMDPASKSPLVSGLEEEKILGLAELRKKAQAGDAKFDYDSEIEGMRALDRYTVQFKLGEARPRFLFTLADPGIMGAVAREVVEKYGDAIMEHPVGTGPFMLKEWRRSSKITLVRNPGYRDEFYDAQPAPGDAAAQAIYAKLKGRKLPMIDRVEISIIDDPQPRWLSFLNGEYDMIERLPENFATHAIPNNKLAPNLAKLGIQMERVPLSDIRMIYFSMLNPVVGGYTPEKVALRRAVGLAMSGEQEARLAMRGQAMVAQGFVMPNTSSFDPDYRSEMGTYDVAKAKALLDMFGYTDKDGDGWRELPDGKPLVLVYDTLSAADYRERDEVMKKNLDAIGIKLELRIGKWPEQLRNSRAGKLMMWGYGLSASSPDSAGVLALGYSGSFGQQNHSRFKNDKFDELYRKQAVMPDGPERDRVIREAGRIMTAYMPIKVRVHRIGTDMMQPWLVGYKRHPNAREFWQYVDIDTDKLPKKK; encoded by the coding sequence GTGACGACGAAAACCATCGCTCGCGCCACCGCCTTGCTGGCACTGGCCGGCGCCCTGCTCCTCCCGGCCACCCGCGCAGCGGCTGCGCCCGAGAAAGTCCTGCGCTATGCGTTCCCGGTTGCGGAGACCGGGTTCGACCCCGCGCAGCTGAACGACCTCTATTCGCGCATCATCACCGCGAACATCTTCAACGCGCTGTACGGCTACGACTACCTCGCCCGCCCTGCCAAGGTGCGGCCGGTGCTGGCCGACGGCATGCCGGAGATCTCCCCGGACTTCCGCACCTTCACCGTCAGGATGCGCAAGGGCATCTACTTCGCCGACGACCCGGCCTTCGGCGGCAAGCGGCGCGAGGTGACGGCGGCGGACATCGTGTACAGCTACAAGCGCATCATGGACCCGGCGAGCAAGAGCCCTCTCGTGAGCGGCCTCGAGGAGGAGAAGATCCTCGGCCTCGCCGAACTGCGCAAGAAGGCGCAGGCCGGCGACGCGAAGTTCGACTACGACAGCGAGATCGAGGGCATGCGCGCGCTGGACCGCTACACCGTGCAGTTCAAGCTCGGCGAGGCGCGCCCGCGCTTCCTGTTCACGCTGGCCGACCCGGGAATCATGGGCGCGGTGGCGCGCGAGGTCGTGGAGAAATACGGCGACGCGATCATGGAGCATCCGGTGGGCACCGGCCCGTTCATGCTCAAGGAATGGCGCCGCTCCTCGAAGATCACGCTGGTGCGCAACCCGGGCTACCGCGACGAGTTCTACGACGCGCAGCCGGCTCCGGGCGACGCCGCGGCGCAGGCGATCTACGCGAAGCTCAAGGGCCGCAAGCTGCCGATGATCGACCGGGTGGAGATCTCCATCATCGACGACCCGCAGCCGCGGTGGCTGTCCTTCCTGAACGGCGAGTACGACATGATCGAGCGCCTGCCGGAGAACTTCGCGACGCACGCGATCCCCAACAACAAGCTGGCGCCCAACCTCGCGAAGCTCGGCATCCAGATGGAGCGCGTGCCGCTGTCGGACATCCGCATGATCTACTTCAGCATGCTCAACCCGGTGGTGGGCGGCTACACGCCGGAGAAGGTGGCGCTGCGCCGGGCCGTCGGCCTCGCGATGAGCGGCGAGCAGGAAGCGCGCCTGGCCATGCGCGGGCAGGCCATGGTGGCGCAGGGCTTCGTGATGCCCAACACCAGCTCGTTCGATCCCGACTACCGTTCGGAGATGGGCACGTACGACGTGGCAAAGGCGAAGGCCCTGCTCGACATGTTCGGCTACACCGACAAGGACGGCGACGGCTGGCGCGAGCTGCCGGACGGCAAGCCGCTTGTGCTGGTGTACGACACGCTGTCGGCCGCCGACTACCGCGAGCGCGACGAGGTGATGAAGAAGAACCTCGACGCGATCGGCATCAAGCTGGAGCTGCGGATCGGCAAGTGGCCCGAGCAGCTGCGCAACTCGCGCGCCGGCAAGCTGATGATGTGGGGCTACGGCCTGTCCGCGAGTTCCCCCGACAGCGCGGGCGTGCTGGCGCTGGGCTACAGCGGCTCCTTCGGCCAGCAGAACCACTCGCGCTTCAAGAACGACAAGTTCGACGAGCTGTACCGCAAGCAGGCGGTGATGCCGGACGGGCCCGAACGCGACCGCGTGATCCGCGAGGCGGGACGCATCATGACCGCGTACATGCCGATCAAGGTGCGCGTGCACCGCATCGGCACCGATATGATGCAGCCCTGGCTGGTGGGCTACAAGCGCCACCCCAATGCGCGCGAGTTCTGGCAGTACGTCGACATCGACACCGACAAGCTTCCCAAGAAGAAGTGA
- a CDS encoding peptide ABC transporter substrate-binding protein: MQDKIPRNFALLALCAALAAPALAAIVPPGVQLHPTQTLIRNNGSEPETLDPALAETVGANNITRDLFEGLTANDGDGKIVPGVAESWKQTNATTWVFKLRQNAKWSNGDPVTAQDCVYGIRRFLDPKTASKYATTYGVFLLNGKEVAMGKKPPADVGVKALDKFTVEIKTAFPVTFLPQLLSNNNLGPLHQASVEKFGKDWTKPGNMVGNGAFMLKDWVVNRSVVIEKNPHYWDKDHVQLTRVTYLGVEDGNADVKLFESGQNEMVYQLPPGTYEDAKKKFPKDVRNAPMLGLRYYTLQTQSPAMKDVRVRKALSMVIDRDILATKITADGQAPAYGLIVKGMEGADMTDYDWAKWPMDKKVAEAKKLLADAGVKPGTKYTFTYNTSEYHKKMAIFAQSEWKKKLGVDIELEAMEFKVLVKKRHDGTFEIARDGFIADYNDATNFLALVRCDSDQNLNFNCNRKAEELITQAEQNDDAGKRKGLLTQATKMIMEDYPLIPLVQYSLPRLVKSYVGGYSLQNAQDRFRSKDLYIIKH; this comes from the coding sequence ATGCAAGACAAGATTCCCCGCAACTTCGCCCTGCTCGCCCTGTGCGCCGCCCTCGCCGCGCCCGCCCTGGCCGCCATCGTGCCGCCCGGCGTCCAGCTGCATCCCACGCAGACGCTGATCCGCAACAACGGCTCCGAGCCCGAAACGCTGGACCCGGCCCTCGCCGAGACGGTGGGCGCGAACAACATCACCCGCGACCTCTTCGAAGGCCTCACCGCCAACGACGGCGACGGCAAGATCGTGCCCGGCGTGGCCGAGAGCTGGAAGCAGACCAACGCGACCACCTGGGTGTTCAAGCTGCGCCAAAACGCCAAGTGGTCCAACGGCGACCCGGTGACGGCGCAGGACTGCGTCTACGGCATCCGCCGCTTCCTGGACCCCAAGACCGCGTCCAAGTACGCGACCACCTACGGCGTGTTCCTGCTGAACGGCAAGGAAGTCGCGATGGGCAAGAAGCCGCCGGCCGACGTCGGCGTGAAGGCGCTCGACAAGTTCACGGTGGAAATCAAGACGGCCTTCCCCGTCACCTTCCTGCCGCAGCTCCTGTCCAATAACAACCTCGGGCCGCTGCACCAGGCGTCGGTGGAAAAGTTCGGCAAGGACTGGACCAAGCCGGGCAACATGGTGGGCAACGGCGCCTTCATGCTGAAGGACTGGGTCGTGAACCGCAGCGTGGTCATCGAGAAGAACCCCCACTACTGGGACAAGGACCACGTGCAGCTCACGCGCGTCACCTACCTGGGCGTGGAGGACGGCAACGCCGACGTGAAGCTCTTCGAGTCGGGCCAGAACGAGATGGTCTACCAGCTGCCGCCCGGCACCTACGAGGACGCGAAGAAGAAATTCCCGAAGGACGTGCGCAACGCGCCGATGCTGGGCCTGCGCTACTACACGCTGCAGACGCAGAGCCCCGCGATGAAGGACGTGCGCGTGCGCAAGGCGCTCTCCATGGTGATCGACCGCGACATCCTCGCCACCAAGATCACCGCCGACGGGCAGGCACCCGCCTACGGCCTGATCGTCAAGGGCATGGAAGGCGCCGACATGACCGACTACGATTGGGCGAAGTGGCCCATGGACAAGAAGGTCGCCGAGGCGAAGAAGCTGCTGGCGGACGCCGGCGTGAAGCCCGGCACCAAGTACACCTTCACGTACAACACCAGCGAATACCACAAGAAGATGGCGATCTTCGCGCAGTCCGAGTGGAAGAAAAAGCTGGGCGTGGACATCGAGCTCGAGGCGATGGAGTTCAAGGTGCTGGTGAAGAAGCGCCATGACGGCACCTTCGAGATCGCGCGCGACGGCTTCATCGCCGACTACAACGACGCGACCAACTTCCTCGCGCTCGTGCGCTGCGATTCGGACCAGAACCTGAACTTCAACTGCAACCGCAAGGCCGAGGAGCTGATCACCCAGGCCGAGCAGAACGACGACGCGGGCAAGCGCAAGGGCCTGCTCACGCAGGCGACGAAGATGATCATGGAGGACTACCCCCTGATCCCGCTCGTCCAGTACTCCCTGCCCCGGCTGGTAAAATCCTACGTCGGCGGGTATTCGCTGCAGAACGCGCAAGACCGCTTCCGCAGCAAGGACCTGTACATCATCAAGCACTGA
- the oppB gene encoding oligopeptide ABC transporter permease OppB, which translates to MWSYTLRRLLATIPTLLAVITACYFLVHAAPGGPFDSDKQVSAAVLANLQAKYHLDLPPWQQYLFYLNNVIHGDLGASFRYADWSVNDLVAAALPVSLSIGGLSMLISFFVGVAMGTAAALRQNSAADYGVMLVGNLGSVFPSFVIGPVLVLVFALWLHWLPAGGWDDFKPAFMIMPVALLTFINVATIARVMRGSLIEVMHSNFIRTARAKGLPTRIVVLRHALKPALLPVISVLSPLAISSITAALVTETVFSIPGLGKLIVNGAGNRDYTLVLGLVVLITVLAVTLNLIVDLAYAALDPKIRY; encoded by the coding sequence ATGTGGTCGTACACATTGCGTCGCCTGCTGGCGACCATTCCCACGCTGCTGGCCGTCATCACGGCCTGCTACTTCCTCGTGCACGCCGCGCCGGGCGGCCCCTTCGACAGTGACAAGCAGGTCTCCGCCGCCGTCCTCGCGAACCTCCAGGCCAAGTACCACCTGGACCTGCCGCCCTGGCAGCAGTACCTCTTCTACCTGAACAACGTCATCCACGGTGACCTCGGCGCGTCCTTCCGCTATGCGGACTGGTCGGTGAACGACCTCGTCGCCGCGGCGCTGCCTGTGTCGCTGTCCATCGGCGGGCTGTCGATGCTGATTTCCTTTTTCGTCGGCGTCGCCATGGGGACGGCCGCCGCGTTGCGCCAGAACAGCGCCGCCGACTACGGCGTGATGCTGGTGGGTAACCTGGGCAGCGTGTTCCCGTCCTTCGTCATCGGGCCGGTGCTGGTGCTCGTGTTCGCGCTCTGGCTGCACTGGCTGCCCGCGGGCGGCTGGGACGACTTCAAGCCGGCGTTCATGATCATGCCGGTCGCCCTGCTCACCTTCATCAATGTCGCGACCATCGCGCGGGTGATGCGCGGCAGCCTGATCGAGGTGATGCACAGCAACTTCATCCGCACGGCGCGGGCCAAGGGCCTGCCGACCCGCATCGTGGTACTGCGCCACGCGCTCAAGCCCGCGCTGCTGCCGGTCATCTCGGTGCTGAGCCCGCTCGCGATCTCCTCGATCACCGCGGCGCTCGTGACCGAGACCGTGTTTTCCATCCCGGGCCTGGGCAAGCTGATCGTGAACGGCGCGGGCAACCGCGACTACACGCTGGTGCTCGGCCTCGTCGTGCTGATCACGGTGCTCGCGGTGACGCTCAACCTGATCGTCGACCTCGCGTACGCCGCGCTCGACCCGAAGATTCGTTACTGA
- a CDS encoding ABC transporter permease subunit, which produces MFFSTRRQIIDQLAEPVAVTPGRSPWADARTRFMRNKAAVASVVALLVIGALCVFGPLVLPFDFDSTDWDAMKLPPTLQNMHLWGTDESGRDLLVRCLIGGRISLMVGLLATLCSVAVGIAWGATAGFLGGKIDGFMMRIVDMMYAIPYLLIAILLVTILGREFYLVVLAITAFSWMDMARVVRGQTLSLRTMEFVEAARAIGVPTRRIIFNHIVPNLLGVVVIYTTVTVPSVILTESVLSFLGLGIQEPMTSWGVLIEDGTKVMEVAPWMLLFPAALLSITLYCFNFIGDGLRDALDPKER; this is translated from the coding sequence ATGTTCTTTTCCACGCGCCGCCAGATCATCGACCAGCTCGCCGAGCCGGTCGCCGTCACGCCCGGCCGCAGCCCCTGGGCCGACGCCCGCACCCGCTTCATGCGCAACAAGGCGGCGGTCGCGAGCGTCGTCGCCCTGCTCGTCATCGGCGCGCTGTGCGTCTTCGGTCCGCTCGTGCTGCCCTTCGACTTCGACTCCACCGACTGGGACGCGATGAAGCTGCCGCCCACGCTGCAGAACATGCACCTGTGGGGCACCGACGAATCGGGCCGGGACCTGCTCGTGCGCTGCCTGATCGGCGGGCGCATCTCGCTCATGGTGGGCCTGCTCGCGACGCTCTGCTCGGTCGCCGTCGGCATCGCGTGGGGCGCGACCGCCGGCTTCCTCGGCGGCAAGATCGACGGCTTCATGATGCGCATCGTCGACATGATGTACGCGATCCCCTACCTGCTCATCGCGATCCTGCTGGTCACCATCCTGGGCCGCGAGTTCTACCTCGTGGTGCTCGCGATCACCGCGTTCTCGTGGATGGACATGGCGCGCGTCGTGCGCGGCCAGACGCTGTCGCTGCGCACCATGGAATTCGTCGAGGCCGCGCGCGCCATCGGTGTCCCGACGCGCCGCATCATCTTCAACCACATCGTGCCCAACCTGCTGGGTGTCGTCGTGATCTACACCACCGTGACGGTGCCCTCGGTGATCCTCACGGAGTCCGTGCTGTCCTTCCTCGGCCTGGGCATCCAGGAACCGATGACGAGCTGGGGCGTGCTCATCGAGGACGGCACCAAGGTGATGGAAGTCGCGCCGTGGATGCTGCTCTTCCCGGCGGCGCTGCTGTCGATCACGCTTTATTGCTTCAACTTCATCGGCGACGGCCTGCGCGACGCGCTCGATCCCAAGGAACGCTAA